Within Cucumis melo cultivar AY chromosome 4, USDA_Cmelo_AY_1.0, whole genome shotgun sequence, the genomic segment CCACCACACAAACTTAAAATGGAGACTTTAGatttttttctataatttagtctcatttattgttttttataatGCAGAATTTATTCtcttttttccattttgttttataataaattttttctaATGTGCTGCAAATAAATAGAATTTAACTTCATATAATATGTGTTTAATGATTAAGAAATTTGTTGTTTGAAATCTCCCGACACTGTTAACTAAAAGAGTAggaatgatttttttaaaaattattatttacgAATGGATGGTAAGATATTATAAATACTCAACACAgttcaataaattaaaatgttttACGATATATTGCAAATTCTCATCTACAATAGTAAACTAAAAAGTAAACATGAATACAGTTTAACTGTTATGAACTTGCATTATAAGCTTTTGAGTATGAGATTCAACCCCAATCCCAAATATTGAAAATACATATAAGCAAACTTAAAAAACAGTTAAATCAACCATTTTCTAAACAAATCATCAATAATCGATCAAGTGATAAATAGTGATCAACGTAACGTTTGATGAAAAGTTACGAGCGAGCATAAGTTCAATCCACGATGCTCAATTGCCGATTAATGTTGTACGTTCTTTCCCGGGATTAATtagatatatataaaaagaacaaataatataaatttatatccATAAACTTTAACCtaaaattgatatttgaaaaaaaaagccaaaaaaaaataatgaaactaAAATTGGAgttgaaattatatatatatatatatatatgggagGTGGtgtaaaatgtaaataaataattaatgagGGGGCAAATGAGAAATATAAATGTTCAAACTGTCGTCATCCGAAATTGACAATATTGTCCCCGGAACATCCGGGCACCCAAGCGTAAAGGGTAAGGACAGAAATGTCCTTCTGTTAAAAAGAGCCATTAGGGTGCAATTCCATTTGCCAACTGGCCTCAAGAGAGCTGGACCGTCTTTCaaattccattttctttttttctctctctctcatttcaAGGTCCGCAAAAGCGAGCAATCCGATAATCATCTTCTCTCAATTTGTAAGTTCTCCGATTTCTTCCATCATCCTCTTAGATTTTCAGCTAGATTATGTCCGCTTTCGTACTTTCTTCGATGTTTATTTGAACAATTTTGCATGATTTCATTCTAAAGCGGAGAATTGGGATATCTAGATAGAATTGTGCTGTTTTTGGTATTAATTCCACTTTGATTGTTGATTTATGGGGAAGGGAAGTGTTTATTTGAAGTTTTGAGGATTTTATTAGTTCAGGTGTTTTGGAAATTTGAAGTTGTTGTAGTTTAATTATAGGTGAGGATCCGTATTTATTCGGTTTTCTGGATGGAGAATTTCGTGTTCGGATTCTTTAAGTTTGGGATATTGTAGCTAGTTGTATGTATTGAGAAATTGTTggggtttttttattttttatttttattggatATTAATTAGGGTTCTAATGCATGTAAGATGCATATTTGAAATGTTGTTTTAGGGATCGGAAGTACATATAAGATGGCCTGCAGAGGGTGCTTTGAGTGCCTATTGAAgcttttgaacttcttcttaTCTCTGCTGGGTCTTGCCATGGTGGGCTATGGGATTTACTTGTTGGTTGAGTACTTGCAATCTTCTAGTGATGTTCCAGGACCTTCCTTGAGTGGTGATCATGATCTGGTCCAGCTTGGTCGACCAATGCTAATGGCCGTGTCTCTGTCTTCTAACATCTTTGATAACCTTCCAAAAGCCTGGTACgaattttacttttaaatttaccGTTTAAGTTGTAACATGTATGTTTCTTGCTGCTTGTAATTGCGGAATTTAGGAAGCAAAATATTCTGGAAAATAACAAAGGGCATGATTGAGCTTCATAAATCATTGGTTTAGTGGCCATGAGCCCGAGATCCCCATCTTCGCCCTCCCCCAATTTCTGGTGTAAGAATATGATAACTTTtcagaaaagaaaaggtaaaacaAACAAACAGACAATGAACCTGAAGGATCAAGTGGTACATGATTGAACGATGTGGTGGGTTTATGAAGTACCTAAATTATGATTCCACTCATTGACGATATAAAAATTATGGATTTCCCATACATTCCACAATATTGTTTTGTCCCTTAGTGTTTCAGAAGTGACATTTAGCTTTAAGGTTGTTCCATTTGTTTGTTTGGAAATAGTTCAGTTTGCTGTCACAGTGGAATAGTTTCTACTTTTTCAAGAACAGTATAGAAGTTTAAGGGTCTTTTGTCATTTGTTGATTTCTGATATTTGGATAAGTCAGCGAACCCATTGAGTTTTTGGTTGAGCTCCTTCCTATTCAAGaactgtgttttttttttttttttttttttgccccaGAAAGAACCCAAATCCATAAAATCTCTTCAAGACTACAATCACATAACATACTTACACGAGTTAAAGAGGGGAAGTATTGATTGGGTTTTTAGTGGGTCAACTGGTTCGAATGCTTacaaacatttataaaattttaaaataaaaatgagcgTAGGATATGGTTGTCCGCTATAACTTTTTAACAGCAGAAACGGTTTAAGTGTATCAGTGAATTACAATCAACTTCGAGATTTTCTTTATTGTAGATGTTGAATAGGAATTGCTCACTGGTAATGTTATAAATTTTCAACCACTACTCATGTTGCTTAATTTCATTGAAACTCAAGCCAGTTTATTGACAGTCTCAGCTATATATTGGAACTGGTGTACATATTGATCTGCAGTACATTGCATTAAGTATCGTTGAGAATATAAGATATCTCGTTGTAAAATGATGGTATGCCATATCAAAAGTATTGGATGTGAGTTGTGACATCtttgcctcttcttcttctcctccttttttttttttgtaataataataattttttaatctGAAAGGTTTAGATTCCCTCAATCTTCAGACACAAGCAAATTCATATTGTCAGTCAGTTATTTTCGGATCTGATTAAtctgtttcttttattttaattcttttgcagGTTCATATATTTGTTCATTGCTACGGGAGTCATTGTCTTTGTTGTCTCTTGTTTTGGCTGTATTGGAGCTGCAACACGTAGTGGATGCTGTTTAAGTTGTGTATCCTATTTGTCTGCATGTCTGCATTGTtgtttgatttatcaattattgATGAAACAATTAGGCCACCAGGGAACCACTTATTGGCATTCCGATAATTACAATATTCATAGAGATAAGATGGTGATCCTAAATATAATACAACATATTAATGATAACAAATAAAGTTGAATCTAAAAAGTTTGATATCTGTTTTCATTTGAGTTTTATATTACCATATCCTTAATGATCACAGTATTCGATTTTATTGCTTCTACTGATTTTGGTGCAACTAGGATGTGCTGCCTTCATATTCTTTGACAAAAATTGGAGAGATGTGAGTATTCATTCACAAACTAAAATTTAACATATAAGTTCATTTTCTTATGCTCTTTCTTCTTATCCTGAAGGAAATTCCTGGGGACAAAACAGGAAACTTTGATAAGATCTATGAACTTCTGGAGAACAAGTGGAAAATCATCAGATGGGTTGCATTAGGAACTATAATTTTTGAGGTACGTGAACCCCCTTTTGGAGTGTTTGAATCTTAGACTAGCATGATGGCGGACATCGTTGGGTAAAAGGGCCTAGTGATGATCTAACCTCATAACTAAGTGATGCTCTAACTCCATAACTAAGAGGGCTAACATAGCAGAAATGTTGATTGTCCCTAAACTTTTGTAAGTGTATCAATTTACAACCTTTAGGTTTTGTTCTAAAAACATTGTATGAAACTTAGAACTTTTAGTTTTAGCAATCAAAATATTAGAGTCAATTTAGACTTTTCATTATGACTACCTTTGAAAATCATCATTGCATTAATTTTCACACATGTGAAGACTTCTCCAAATGTTGGTTTTACAAATGGACAATTGTAGTTGAAGCATGGACACCTCTAAAGAGAAATCCTAAATAAGCATTTTAATTGATTTGCTAACAAAAGTTTGGGGGTTTTATTAATACAATTAAATATCACATGTTTTCCAAACAAATGTAATGGTTTTAGTTAATACAACTCCTAAAGTTTATGAATATAATTTGATTTCTTCCCTTGATATAATGATTAATAGAATATATTGCTGGAAAACTTTGATTTAATTATTGAATGGATAGTATCAATAATCAATATGCTAATTTAATCTCAATAAGATAGTCCATTTTTGTTTTAAGATTCAAATGACGTTTgaaatttttattctttttatgaTCTGGGTTTAATCTTATTTTAGTTAGTTATCTACTATTTACTGAAATTCTCTCGGCAACAATGTCACCGGCGGATCTAGCATAGGCCCAGGGGAGGCTCGAGCcccccctcaactttattgcctttgtataatatatataaagaaagcTACTTAATTGTTAATAGTTACCATTAGCTTAGTGGTTACTTTGATTGTCAGCCCCCCAAACAGGTTCAAATCTTAcctatgtaatttatttttcatatttttcttttagcccccgtcaatatattttctagatcC encodes:
- the LOC103503508 gene encoding tobamovirus multiplication protein 2A, with translation MACRGCFECLLKLLNFFLSLLGLAMVGYGIYLLVEYLQSSSDVPGPSLSGDHDLVQLGRPMLMAVSLSSNIFDNLPKAWFIYLFIATGVIVFVVSCFGCIGAATRSGCCLSCYSILLLLLILVQLGCAAFIFFDKNWRDEIPGDKTGNFDKIYELLENKWKIIRWVALGTIIFEALLFLLALVVRAANRPVDYDSDDEYIAPRQQIRQPLINRPVAPATGVPVAGTLDQRPSRNDAWSARMREKYGLDTSEFTYNPSESHRFQQVAPQAAEEKSRCTIM